The following coding sequences are from one Musa acuminata AAA Group cultivar baxijiao chromosome BXJ2-4, Cavendish_Baxijiao_AAA, whole genome shotgun sequence window:
- the LOC135586828 gene encoding uncharacterized protein LOC135586828 isoform X5, with protein MTSAAIAIAGVPQVENVESFISNLHLSISNGFPHAEPVFSFKTDEGKLVQGILQMLQGHCSSLFYWDEKQQRFFVKDGIYVLHLSYTSLYSILSRFLFAGTCLKQVELYVQKVQSTHVRVPTLNAFANSITSWLKRLRDVALKEEVNYVSSDTGPTATLLGITNSLSSLCAGAEVLLQVVYGAIPVTYLQTSIPASELAVQILNHLFKKLNELCLVQGGKEEAYHMLLFLFTESLLPYLEVLDSWLYDGILDDPFEEMFFYANDGVAIDQPAFWEMSYLLREGRWRKLKSNHGLGTENVSNGKARRKMSDQEPISVSTTAGGREHSDIDDVACPIFLKDMAKAIVSAGKSLQLVRHVQDENILLSYDSKVSGCCKTSKGLEMGPQTSDRQGHPKITRSDMVEDENVNCDYTDEQSIFHFHETNQTRVMGFLTLPEIFLVSMVGLLGDNDQTYKYLRMSSPKIYQICEPFLLKCNMGLGIQDGEHTAPTCGKTWQKFLADVVYRRGHRDINREDYADCKTSFSVSFFDSEGTEKAAELHRENWQDNESVSLLGKTILNSLCPGNPAITVSREFLRKNMSSWNELNISKNYHLPPINDEKLRENIFSDRYLDARMVGDPLSKGALPRLGRTDYAFGFQFDEREHIRRQDDERTLETLYAFPTLLPCLQQESSAVSELLPFQKNSTLASRILKWIQSNKVKDTLQPAVIIQECLAVYIREQVDHVGKHMLLRLMNDWKLLDELGVLRAIYLLGSGDLLQQFLIVTFNKLDRGDIWDDEFELNTMLQESIRNSADGALLSAPDALVVSVTKHGADNEETETGNGSTPRNARNHCFGINALDILKFTYKVSWPLDLIANVEALKKYNQVMGFLLKVKRAKFVLDKARRWMWKGRGSSTHNYKHHLLVEQKLLHFVDAFHQYVMDRVLHSAWSELCNGMASAGSLDEVIEVHDTYLLSIQRQCFVASDKLWALIASRIKTILGLALDFYAIQQTLSTGGAAAAIKARCEMEVDRIEKQFDDCVAFLLRILSFKLNVGHFPHLADLVTRINYNYFYMSDSGNLQTVPSFETAAKPG; from the exons ATGACCTCTGCCGCTATTGCCATCGCAG gTGTACCACAGGTTGAAAATGTTGAAAGTTTCATTAGTAACCTTCACCTGAGCATTTCGAATGGTTTTCCTCATGCAGAACCGGTGTTCTCCTTTAAGACAGATGAAGGGAAACTG GTGCAAGGAATCCTACAAATGCTCCAAGGACACTGCAGTTCTTTGTTTTATTGGGATGAGAAACAGCAaagattttttgttaaagatGGGATTTATGTGTTGCACCTGTCATATACGAGTCTGTACAGTATTCTGAGCCGGTTTTTGTTTGCTGGTACATGCTTGAAGCAAGTTGAATTATATGTTCAGAAGGTGCAGTCCACACATGTTAGAGTCCCCACCCTAAATGCTTTTGCTAATTCTATCACTTCATGGCTTAAG CGGCTGCGAGATGTTGCTTTGAAGGAGGAAGTCAACTATGTCAGTTCAGATACTGGACCCACAGCAACTCTACTGGGAATTACTAATTCTTTGTCAAG TCTTTGTGCAGGGGCAGAGGTTCTTCTTCAAGTTGTCTATGGAGCAATTCCAGTGACATATCTTCAAACATCCATACCAGCTAGTGAACTGGCAGTTCAGATTCTCAACCATCTTTTCAAAAAGTTGAATGAACTCTGTCTTGTACAAGGTGGCAAG GAGGAAGCATACCATATGCTGCTTTTCTTATTTACCGAAAGCTTGTTGCCATATCTTGAGGTGCTTGACTCATGGCTCTATGATGGAATTCTTGATGACCCTTTTGAGGAG ATGTTTTTTTATGCCAATGATGGAGTTGCCATTGATCAACCAGCATTTTGGGAGATGAGCTATCTTCTAAGAGAAGGGAGATGGAGGAAATTAAAATCTAATCATGGCCTGGGGACTGAGAATGTGTCCAATGGCAAAGCCAGAAGAAAAATGAGTGATCAGGAGCCCATTTCAGTGTCTACCACTGCAGGAGGGAGAGAACATTCTGATATTGATGATGTAGCATGTCCTATATTCCTCAAGGACATGGCTAAGGCTATTGTATCTGCTGGGAAATCTTTGCAATTGGTCAGACACGTTCAAGACGAGAACATTCTCCTATCATATGACAGCAAAGTATCTGGATGTTGCAAAACATCAAAGGGACTGGAAATGGGCCCTCAGACGTCTGATCGTCAAGGCCATCCTAAAATTACTAGGTCTGACATGGTTGAAGATGAAAATGTGAATTGTGATTATACTGATGAACAGTCTATCTTCCATTTTCATGAGACTAATCAGACACGGGTTATGGGATTTTTGACATTGCCCGAAATATTCTTGGTATCAATGGTGGGTTTGCTAGGTGATAATGATCAGACTTACAAGTATTTAAGGATGTCATCCCCCAAAATTTATCAGATATGTGAACCTTTTTTGTTGAAATGTAACATGGGACTGGGAATTCAAGATGGTGAACATACTGCACCCACCTGTGGAAAAACATGGCAAAAGTTCTTAGCTGATGTTGTATACAGGAGGGGACACAGAGACATTAATAGAGAGGATTATGCTGACTGTAAAACGAGCTTTTCAGTCTCTTTTTTTGACTCAGAAGGAACAGAAAAGGCTGCTGAACTTCACAGAGAGAACTGGCAAGATAACGAGTCTGTTAGCTTGTTAGGAAAGACTATTCTTAACTCTTTGTGCCCTGGAAATCCCGCAATAACTGTAAGCAGAGAGTTTCTTAGAAAGAATATGTCCTCTTGGAATGAGcttaatatatcaaaaaattatcatcttCCTCCAATTAATGATGAAAAATTAAGAGAGAACATCTTcagtgatagatatctagatgcaAGGATGGTTGGGGATCCTTTGAGCAAAGGAGCCCTGCCTAGACTTGGTAGAACTGATTATGCTTTTGGTTTTCAATTTGATGAACGGGAACACATACGCAGGCAAGATGATGAAAGAACTTTGGAAACTTTGTATGCTTTTCCTACTCTTCTTCCTTGTTTGCAG CAGGAAAGCAGTGCCGTTTCAGAGCTGCTGCCTTTTCAGAAGAATAGTACCCTTGCATCAAGGATCCTCAAATGGATTCAGAGTAACAAAGTGAAGGACACATTACAACCTGCAGTGATCATCCAGGAATGCCTTGCTGTTTACATCAGGGAACAG GTGGATCATGTGGGTAAGCATATGTTGTTGAGGCTTATGAATGATTGGAAATTACTGGACGAGCTTGGAGTGTTACGGGCTATTTATTTATTAGGCTCGG GTGACCTGCTGCAGCAGTTCCTTATAGTAACTTTTAACAAGTTAGATAGGGGAGACATTTGGGACGATGAATTTGAGTTGAACACCATGTTGCAG GAGTCTATCAGAAATTCTGCAGATGGTGCACTTCTCAGTGCCCCAGATGCCTTGGTTGTTTCAGTTACAAAGCATGGTGCTGATAATGAGGAAACTGAAACTGGAAACGGGTCGACTCCACGGAATGCACGGAATCATTGTTTCGGCATTAATGCGCTTGATATTTTGAAATTCACATACAAG GTTTCTTGGCCGCTAGACCTAATAGCTAATGTGGAGGCACTTAAGAAATATAACCAG GTCATGGGTTTCTTATTAAAGGTCAAACGTGCAAAATTTGTTCTTGATAAAGCTCGAAGGTGGATGTGGAAG GGCAGAGGTAGCTCAACACACAATTATAAGCACCATTTGTTAGTGGAGCAGAAACTCCTCCATTTTGTCGATGCATTTCATCAGTATGTGATGGATCGG GTATTGCACAGCGCATGGTCTGAACTTTGCAATGGTATGGCATCTGCTGGCTCTCTTGATGAAGTTATAGAAGTCCATGACACTTACCTGCTGTCCATTCAGCGCCAATGCTTTGTGGCTTCTGATAAGCTT TGGGcgctgatagcaagtcgaattaagACCATTCTTGGATTGGCACTTGACTTCTATGCAATACAGCAAACACTAAGCACTGGTGGAGCAGCTGCTGCTATCAAAGCAAGGTGTGAAATGGAAGTAGATCGGATAGAGAAACAGTTTGATGATTGCGTGGCCTTTCTTCTTCGG ATCCTCTCATTCAAGCTTAATGTTGGGCACTTCCCTCATCTGGCAGACTTGGTCACTAGAATCAACTACAATTACTTCTACATGTCTGACAGTGGCAACCTTCAGACCGTACCCAGTTTTGAGACTGCTGCCAAACCAG GATAA
- the LOC135586828 gene encoding uncharacterized protein LOC135586828 isoform X1, producing the protein MVVAGDTCRAWIITSCVPQVENVESFISNLHLSISNGFPHAEPVFSFKTDEGKLVQGILQMLQGHCSSLFYWDEKQQRFFVKDGIYVLHLSYTSLYSILSRFLFAGTCLKQVELYVQKVQSTHVRVPTLNAFANSITSWLKRLRDVALKEEVNYVSSDTGPTATLLGITNSLSSLCAGAEVLLQVVYGAIPVTYLQTSIPASELAVQILNHLFKKLNELCLVQGGKEEAYHMLLFLFTESLLPYLEVLDSWLYDGILDDPFEEMFFYANDGVAIDQPAFWEMSYLLREGRWRKLKSNHGLGTENVSNGKARRKMSDQEPISVSTTAGGREHSDIDDVACPIFLKDMAKAIVSAGKSLQLVRHVQDENILLSYDSKVSGCCKTSKGLEMGPQTSDRQGHPKITRSDMVEDENVNCDYTDEQSIFHFHETNQTRVMGFLTLPEIFLVSMVGLLGDNDQTYKYLRMSSPKIYQICEPFLLKCNMGLGIQDGEHTAPTCGKTWQKFLADVVYRRGHRDINREDYADCKTSFSVSFFDSEGTEKAAELHRENWQDNESVSLLGKTILNSLCPGNPAITVSREFLRKNMSSWNELNISKNYHLPPINDEKLRENIFSDRYLDARMVGDPLSKGALPRLGRTDYAFGFQFDEREHIRRQDDERTLETLYAFPTLLPCLQQESSAVSELLPFQKNSTLASRILKWIQSNKVKDTLQPAVIIQECLAVYIREQVDHVGKHMLLRLMNDWKLLDELGVLRAIYLLGSGDLLQQFLIVTFNKLDRGDIWDDEFELNTMLQESIRNSADGALLSAPDALVVSVTKHGADNEETETGNGSTPRNARNHCFGINALDILKFTYKVSWPLDLIANVEALKKYNQVMGFLLKVKRAKFVLDKARRWMWKGRGSSTHNYKHHLLVEQKLLHFVDAFHQYVMDRVLHSAWSELCNGMASAGSLDEVIEVHDTYLLSIQRQCFVASDKLWALIASRIKTILGLALDFYAIQQTLSTGGAAAAIKARCEMEVDRIEKQFDDCVAFLLRILSFKLNVGHFPHLADLVTRINYNYFYMSDSGNLQTVPSFETAAKPG; encoded by the exons ATGGTGGTAGCTGGTGACACATGCAGAGCATGGATAATCACATCTT gTGTACCACAGGTTGAAAATGTTGAAAGTTTCATTAGTAACCTTCACCTGAGCATTTCGAATGGTTTTCCTCATGCAGAACCGGTGTTCTCCTTTAAGACAGATGAAGGGAAACTG GTGCAAGGAATCCTACAAATGCTCCAAGGACACTGCAGTTCTTTGTTTTATTGGGATGAGAAACAGCAaagattttttgttaaagatGGGATTTATGTGTTGCACCTGTCATATACGAGTCTGTACAGTATTCTGAGCCGGTTTTTGTTTGCTGGTACATGCTTGAAGCAAGTTGAATTATATGTTCAGAAGGTGCAGTCCACACATGTTAGAGTCCCCACCCTAAATGCTTTTGCTAATTCTATCACTTCATGGCTTAAG CGGCTGCGAGATGTTGCTTTGAAGGAGGAAGTCAACTATGTCAGTTCAGATACTGGACCCACAGCAACTCTACTGGGAATTACTAATTCTTTGTCAAG TCTTTGTGCAGGGGCAGAGGTTCTTCTTCAAGTTGTCTATGGAGCAATTCCAGTGACATATCTTCAAACATCCATACCAGCTAGTGAACTGGCAGTTCAGATTCTCAACCATCTTTTCAAAAAGTTGAATGAACTCTGTCTTGTACAAGGTGGCAAG GAGGAAGCATACCATATGCTGCTTTTCTTATTTACCGAAAGCTTGTTGCCATATCTTGAGGTGCTTGACTCATGGCTCTATGATGGAATTCTTGATGACCCTTTTGAGGAG ATGTTTTTTTATGCCAATGATGGAGTTGCCATTGATCAACCAGCATTTTGGGAGATGAGCTATCTTCTAAGAGAAGGGAGATGGAGGAAATTAAAATCTAATCATGGCCTGGGGACTGAGAATGTGTCCAATGGCAAAGCCAGAAGAAAAATGAGTGATCAGGAGCCCATTTCAGTGTCTACCACTGCAGGAGGGAGAGAACATTCTGATATTGATGATGTAGCATGTCCTATATTCCTCAAGGACATGGCTAAGGCTATTGTATCTGCTGGGAAATCTTTGCAATTGGTCAGACACGTTCAAGACGAGAACATTCTCCTATCATATGACAGCAAAGTATCTGGATGTTGCAAAACATCAAAGGGACTGGAAATGGGCCCTCAGACGTCTGATCGTCAAGGCCATCCTAAAATTACTAGGTCTGACATGGTTGAAGATGAAAATGTGAATTGTGATTATACTGATGAACAGTCTATCTTCCATTTTCATGAGACTAATCAGACACGGGTTATGGGATTTTTGACATTGCCCGAAATATTCTTGGTATCAATGGTGGGTTTGCTAGGTGATAATGATCAGACTTACAAGTATTTAAGGATGTCATCCCCCAAAATTTATCAGATATGTGAACCTTTTTTGTTGAAATGTAACATGGGACTGGGAATTCAAGATGGTGAACATACTGCACCCACCTGTGGAAAAACATGGCAAAAGTTCTTAGCTGATGTTGTATACAGGAGGGGACACAGAGACATTAATAGAGAGGATTATGCTGACTGTAAAACGAGCTTTTCAGTCTCTTTTTTTGACTCAGAAGGAACAGAAAAGGCTGCTGAACTTCACAGAGAGAACTGGCAAGATAACGAGTCTGTTAGCTTGTTAGGAAAGACTATTCTTAACTCTTTGTGCCCTGGAAATCCCGCAATAACTGTAAGCAGAGAGTTTCTTAGAAAGAATATGTCCTCTTGGAATGAGcttaatatatcaaaaaattatcatcttCCTCCAATTAATGATGAAAAATTAAGAGAGAACATCTTcagtgatagatatctagatgcaAGGATGGTTGGGGATCCTTTGAGCAAAGGAGCCCTGCCTAGACTTGGTAGAACTGATTATGCTTTTGGTTTTCAATTTGATGAACGGGAACACATACGCAGGCAAGATGATGAAAGAACTTTGGAAACTTTGTATGCTTTTCCTACTCTTCTTCCTTGTTTGCAG CAGGAAAGCAGTGCCGTTTCAGAGCTGCTGCCTTTTCAGAAGAATAGTACCCTTGCATCAAGGATCCTCAAATGGATTCAGAGTAACAAAGTGAAGGACACATTACAACCTGCAGTGATCATCCAGGAATGCCTTGCTGTTTACATCAGGGAACAG GTGGATCATGTGGGTAAGCATATGTTGTTGAGGCTTATGAATGATTGGAAATTACTGGACGAGCTTGGAGTGTTACGGGCTATTTATTTATTAGGCTCGG GTGACCTGCTGCAGCAGTTCCTTATAGTAACTTTTAACAAGTTAGATAGGGGAGACATTTGGGACGATGAATTTGAGTTGAACACCATGTTGCAG GAGTCTATCAGAAATTCTGCAGATGGTGCACTTCTCAGTGCCCCAGATGCCTTGGTTGTTTCAGTTACAAAGCATGGTGCTGATAATGAGGAAACTGAAACTGGAAACGGGTCGACTCCACGGAATGCACGGAATCATTGTTTCGGCATTAATGCGCTTGATATTTTGAAATTCACATACAAG GTTTCTTGGCCGCTAGACCTAATAGCTAATGTGGAGGCACTTAAGAAATATAACCAG GTCATGGGTTTCTTATTAAAGGTCAAACGTGCAAAATTTGTTCTTGATAAAGCTCGAAGGTGGATGTGGAAG GGCAGAGGTAGCTCAACACACAATTATAAGCACCATTTGTTAGTGGAGCAGAAACTCCTCCATTTTGTCGATGCATTTCATCAGTATGTGATGGATCGG GTATTGCACAGCGCATGGTCTGAACTTTGCAATGGTATGGCATCTGCTGGCTCTCTTGATGAAGTTATAGAAGTCCATGACACTTACCTGCTGTCCATTCAGCGCCAATGCTTTGTGGCTTCTGATAAGCTT TGGGcgctgatagcaagtcgaattaagACCATTCTTGGATTGGCACTTGACTTCTATGCAATACAGCAAACACTAAGCACTGGTGGAGCAGCTGCTGCTATCAAAGCAAGGTGTGAAATGGAAGTAGATCGGATAGAGAAACAGTTTGATGATTGCGTGGCCTTTCTTCTTCGG ATCCTCTCATTCAAGCTTAATGTTGGGCACTTCCCTCATCTGGCAGACTTGGTCACTAGAATCAACTACAATTACTTCTACATGTCTGACAGTGGCAACCTTCAGACCGTACCCAGTTTTGAGACTGCTGCCAAACCAG GATAA
- the LOC135586828 gene encoding uncharacterized protein LOC135586828 isoform X2 has product MVVAGDTCRAWIITSCVPQVENVESFISNLHLSISNGFPHAEPVFSFKTDEGKLVQGILQMLQGHCSSLFYWDEKQQRFFVKDGIYVLHLSYTSLYSILSRFLFAGTCLKQVELYVQKVQSTHVRVPTLNAFANSITSWLKRLRDVALKEEVNYVSSDTGPTATLLGITNSLSSLCAGAEVLLQVVYGAIPVTYLQTSIPASELAVQILNHLFKKLNELCLVQGGKEEAYHMLLFLFTESLLPYLEVLDSWLYDGILDDPFEEMFFYANDGVAIDQPAFWEMSYLLREGRWRKLKSNHGLGTENVSNGKARRKMSDQEPISVSTTAGGREHSDIDDVACPIFLKDMAKAIVSAGKSLQLVRHVQDENILLSYDSKVSGCCKTSKGLEMGPQTSDRQGHPKITRSDMVEDENVNCDYTDEQSIFHFHETNQTRVMGFLTLPEIFLVSMVGLLGDNDQTYKYLRMSSPKIYQICEPFLLKCNMGLGIQDGEHTAPTCGKTWQKFLADVVYRRGHRDINREDYADCKTSFSVSFFDSEGTEKAAELHRENWQDNESVSLLGKTILNSLCPGNPAITVSREFLRKNMSSWNELNISKNYHLPPINDEKLRENIFSDRYLDARMVGDPLSKGALPRLGRTDYAFGFQFDEREHIRRQDDERTLETLYAFPTLLPCLQESSAVSELLPFQKNSTLASRILKWIQSNKVKDTLQPAVIIQECLAVYIREQVDHVGKHMLLRLMNDWKLLDELGVLRAIYLLGSGDLLQQFLIVTFNKLDRGDIWDDEFELNTMLQESIRNSADGALLSAPDALVVSVTKHGADNEETETGNGSTPRNARNHCFGINALDILKFTYKVSWPLDLIANVEALKKYNQVMGFLLKVKRAKFVLDKARRWMWKGRGSSTHNYKHHLLVEQKLLHFVDAFHQYVMDRVLHSAWSELCNGMASAGSLDEVIEVHDTYLLSIQRQCFVASDKLWALIASRIKTILGLALDFYAIQQTLSTGGAAAAIKARCEMEVDRIEKQFDDCVAFLLRILSFKLNVGHFPHLADLVTRINYNYFYMSDSGNLQTVPSFETAAKPG; this is encoded by the exons ATGGTGGTAGCTGGTGACACATGCAGAGCATGGATAATCACATCTT gTGTACCACAGGTTGAAAATGTTGAAAGTTTCATTAGTAACCTTCACCTGAGCATTTCGAATGGTTTTCCTCATGCAGAACCGGTGTTCTCCTTTAAGACAGATGAAGGGAAACTG GTGCAAGGAATCCTACAAATGCTCCAAGGACACTGCAGTTCTTTGTTTTATTGGGATGAGAAACAGCAaagattttttgttaaagatGGGATTTATGTGTTGCACCTGTCATATACGAGTCTGTACAGTATTCTGAGCCGGTTTTTGTTTGCTGGTACATGCTTGAAGCAAGTTGAATTATATGTTCAGAAGGTGCAGTCCACACATGTTAGAGTCCCCACCCTAAATGCTTTTGCTAATTCTATCACTTCATGGCTTAAG CGGCTGCGAGATGTTGCTTTGAAGGAGGAAGTCAACTATGTCAGTTCAGATACTGGACCCACAGCAACTCTACTGGGAATTACTAATTCTTTGTCAAG TCTTTGTGCAGGGGCAGAGGTTCTTCTTCAAGTTGTCTATGGAGCAATTCCAGTGACATATCTTCAAACATCCATACCAGCTAGTGAACTGGCAGTTCAGATTCTCAACCATCTTTTCAAAAAGTTGAATGAACTCTGTCTTGTACAAGGTGGCAAG GAGGAAGCATACCATATGCTGCTTTTCTTATTTACCGAAAGCTTGTTGCCATATCTTGAGGTGCTTGACTCATGGCTCTATGATGGAATTCTTGATGACCCTTTTGAGGAG ATGTTTTTTTATGCCAATGATGGAGTTGCCATTGATCAACCAGCATTTTGGGAGATGAGCTATCTTCTAAGAGAAGGGAGATGGAGGAAATTAAAATCTAATCATGGCCTGGGGACTGAGAATGTGTCCAATGGCAAAGCCAGAAGAAAAATGAGTGATCAGGAGCCCATTTCAGTGTCTACCACTGCAGGAGGGAGAGAACATTCTGATATTGATGATGTAGCATGTCCTATATTCCTCAAGGACATGGCTAAGGCTATTGTATCTGCTGGGAAATCTTTGCAATTGGTCAGACACGTTCAAGACGAGAACATTCTCCTATCATATGACAGCAAAGTATCTGGATGTTGCAAAACATCAAAGGGACTGGAAATGGGCCCTCAGACGTCTGATCGTCAAGGCCATCCTAAAATTACTAGGTCTGACATGGTTGAAGATGAAAATGTGAATTGTGATTATACTGATGAACAGTCTATCTTCCATTTTCATGAGACTAATCAGACACGGGTTATGGGATTTTTGACATTGCCCGAAATATTCTTGGTATCAATGGTGGGTTTGCTAGGTGATAATGATCAGACTTACAAGTATTTAAGGATGTCATCCCCCAAAATTTATCAGATATGTGAACCTTTTTTGTTGAAATGTAACATGGGACTGGGAATTCAAGATGGTGAACATACTGCACCCACCTGTGGAAAAACATGGCAAAAGTTCTTAGCTGATGTTGTATACAGGAGGGGACACAGAGACATTAATAGAGAGGATTATGCTGACTGTAAAACGAGCTTTTCAGTCTCTTTTTTTGACTCAGAAGGAACAGAAAAGGCTGCTGAACTTCACAGAGAGAACTGGCAAGATAACGAGTCTGTTAGCTTGTTAGGAAAGACTATTCTTAACTCTTTGTGCCCTGGAAATCCCGCAATAACTGTAAGCAGAGAGTTTCTTAGAAAGAATATGTCCTCTTGGAATGAGcttaatatatcaaaaaattatcatcttCCTCCAATTAATGATGAAAAATTAAGAGAGAACATCTTcagtgatagatatctagatgcaAGGATGGTTGGGGATCCTTTGAGCAAAGGAGCCCTGCCTAGACTTGGTAGAACTGATTATGCTTTTGGTTTTCAATTTGATGAACGGGAACACATACGCAGGCAAGATGATGAAAGAACTTTGGAAACTTTGTATGCTTTTCCTACTCTTCTTCCTTGTTTGCAG GAAAGCAGTGCCGTTTCAGAGCTGCTGCCTTTTCAGAAGAATAGTACCCTTGCATCAAGGATCCTCAAATGGATTCAGAGTAACAAAGTGAAGGACACATTACAACCTGCAGTGATCATCCAGGAATGCCTTGCTGTTTACATCAGGGAACAG GTGGATCATGTGGGTAAGCATATGTTGTTGAGGCTTATGAATGATTGGAAATTACTGGACGAGCTTGGAGTGTTACGGGCTATTTATTTATTAGGCTCGG GTGACCTGCTGCAGCAGTTCCTTATAGTAACTTTTAACAAGTTAGATAGGGGAGACATTTGGGACGATGAATTTGAGTTGAACACCATGTTGCAG GAGTCTATCAGAAATTCTGCAGATGGTGCACTTCTCAGTGCCCCAGATGCCTTGGTTGTTTCAGTTACAAAGCATGGTGCTGATAATGAGGAAACTGAAACTGGAAACGGGTCGACTCCACGGAATGCACGGAATCATTGTTTCGGCATTAATGCGCTTGATATTTTGAAATTCACATACAAG GTTTCTTGGCCGCTAGACCTAATAGCTAATGTGGAGGCACTTAAGAAATATAACCAG GTCATGGGTTTCTTATTAAAGGTCAAACGTGCAAAATTTGTTCTTGATAAAGCTCGAAGGTGGATGTGGAAG GGCAGAGGTAGCTCAACACACAATTATAAGCACCATTTGTTAGTGGAGCAGAAACTCCTCCATTTTGTCGATGCATTTCATCAGTATGTGATGGATCGG GTATTGCACAGCGCATGGTCTGAACTTTGCAATGGTATGGCATCTGCTGGCTCTCTTGATGAAGTTATAGAAGTCCATGACACTTACCTGCTGTCCATTCAGCGCCAATGCTTTGTGGCTTCTGATAAGCTT TGGGcgctgatagcaagtcgaattaagACCATTCTTGGATTGGCACTTGACTTCTATGCAATACAGCAAACACTAAGCACTGGTGGAGCAGCTGCTGCTATCAAAGCAAGGTGTGAAATGGAAGTAGATCGGATAGAGAAACAGTTTGATGATTGCGTGGCCTTTCTTCTTCGG ATCCTCTCATTCAAGCTTAATGTTGGGCACTTCCCTCATCTGGCAGACTTGGTCACTAGAATCAACTACAATTACTTCTACATGTCTGACAGTGGCAACCTTCAGACCGTACCCAGTTTTGAGACTGCTGCCAAACCAG GATAA